DNA from Deinococcus aerophilus:
CGCGCAGCCCCGAGAACTCGCCCAACCCCCTGCCGGGGTTCACGCCGGACCCGCTGGTGACCTTCGAGGACTTCCCGGACCGGGGGGCGGAACTGCGGGCGCTGGTGGCGGCGGTTCAGAGGGACCTGTCCGAGGGCGGCCTGCACCCCAGCCGGCACCTGCTGATCGTCGTCCCGGGGCTGAACGGTCGGCCGTACGGGCTTCAGAAGGCGGTATTTCAGGCCTTGCGGGATGCGGGCGTCAGCGTCTACCTGCCCGGGAACAGGGACGCCGACGTTCCGAAGCAGCGCTGGCCGGACACGGACCCCAACGGGTTCTGGCGCGAGGGTTCCGTCACCGTCAGCCCGGTGATGCAGGCCAAGGGCAACGAGGCCGACGTCGTGTACGTGGTGGGGCTCGATCACGTGGCCGCCCAGGAAGACAGCATCCAGCTGCGCAACCAGCTGTTCGTCGGGGTGAGCCGCACTCGGGGCTGGGTCCACCTGAGCGGTGCGGGCATGGCGCGGACCGAGCTCGCGGATGAAATTCGACGGGTGATCGCCGCAGACGGAACGCTGAGATTCGTGTACCGCCCGCCGAAACGGCAGCTGGACGACGTCGGCTAGGGCAGCCCATGGCGCGGCCGCCCCCAGACGCCACTGAGGTCACGGCGTGCTTGGAGTGCTGGGAGGGCCACGGCAACCTGGAAGCCGTGCAGCTGCCGGCTGGAAGGCGAGTACCGCGGTGGCCCAAACTGCTCCGGTCGGTGACCCCGGAGTTCACGCGGATCCCGGCCCCGACAAGACAGCGATCCGGACCCTGGGTGCCGTCGGGCAGAAGTGCGGACCTCGGGCGGACCTCCACCAGGCACACTAAGAGGCGATGCCCCGTGTTCAGTCTCTCCCTCGCCACGTCTTAAACACGGTCGGTACCGCCTACATGGGCGATGTGCTGCGCGCGGCACTCCGCGAGGCCGATGAGGTGGACATCTGTGTGGCTTTCTTGCGCTTCAGCGGCCTGGGGCTCGTCGTCAAGGAACTGGAGGCCTTCACCGCGCGCGGCGGTCAGTTGCGGGTGATCGTCTCGACCTACCTGAACGTCACGCAGCCGGGAGCGGTCCGCGTGCTCGCGTCCCTTTCCGGTGCCCAGATCAAGCTGCAGACCGGCCCGAAAGGCTTGCACACCAAGTACTACATGTTCGGCCGGGGCCGGGACCGGCGCACCTGCTGGGTGGGGTCGTCGAATTTCACCAAGAGTGGGCTGTTCTCGAGCATCGAATGGAACACCTGCCACGACGACCCGGAAGCCGTGGCAGACGCTGAGGCGCTGTTCACGGAGCTGTGGGAGCGCGCCGACGTGATTCTGGCCAGCGACGAGGCCATCTGGGCCTACGAGCGGACGTTCCTGGCCGCCCAGATGGCCGCGGCACCCCCGACTTCGATCGGTACCGGGTTCACGGCGCCTCTTCCCAACACCGCGCAGGGTGAGGCGCTGGCCCAGCTGGCCCGCCTGCGGCGTGACGGCGCGCGCCGGGCGGCCGTGATCGCCGCGACGGGGGTGGGCAAGACCCTGCTGGCGGCCTTCGACGCCGGCGCGCTGGCCTGTGAACTCGGCCGCGCGCCGGATCAGCTGTCTGTGCTGTTCATCGCCCACCGCGAGGAGCTCTTGCAGCAGGCGTGCGCGGCGTACCGGCAGCTTCACCCAGCCGCCACCACCGGGCTCCTGGTGTCCGGGCAACGCCCTGGACACGCCCGCGTCGTCTTCGCCACCGTCCAGAGTCTGCTGGGCCATCCCGAACTGCTGAGCCGCCACTACGATCAGGTCGTCATCGACGAGGTTCACCACGCCGCCGCGGCCAGCTACCGAACGGTGCTTGGCCGGCTGAACTTTCATTTTCTGCTGGGTCTGACCGCCACGCCTGAACGTGCCGACGGCCACGACGTTCTGGCCCTGTGCGACTACAACGTGGCTTACGAGGTGCGCCTGCCCGAGGCGATCGACCACGGCTGGCTGATTCCCTTCCATTATTTCGGCATCGCCGACAACGTCGACTACACCCCGGTTCCCTGGCGCAGCGGACGCTTCGACCCCGAGGCGCTCGAGAACGCGCTGCTGCTCGAGAGCCGCACCGATCTGATCCTGCGTCACGCCCTGGAAAAGGGCTATGACGGGCGGCGCCGGGCCACCGTGGGGTTCTGTGCGGGCGTGCGTCACGCCCGGTATATGGCCGAGACCCTGGGCAACCGGGGCTTCCGGGCCGAGGCGATCACGGGCACGGTTCCACCGGCCGAGCGTCAGCGGCTCTACGACGACTTCGCCGACCCGGGCCACCCGCTGGAGTGGTTGTTCGTCGCCGACGTCCTGAACGAGGGCATCGACCTTCCGGCCATCAACTCGCTGCTGTTCCTGCGGCCCACCCAGTCGCCCGGCCTGTTCCTGCAGCAGCTGGGGCGTGGCCTGCGCCACCATCCCGGCACCGAGGTGCTCACCGTGCTGGACTTCGTGGGCCACCACAAGAACGCCCTGGTTCCCCTGCAGGCCCTGAGCCGGGACGCGCTGCGGCTCGTCGGCCACCGGCACCTCGATTCACCGCTGCAGTTCAGTCCGCCCACGGACTGCGCGGTCGTCCTCGAGGACCAGACCCAGGCAATCTTGCTCAAGGTGCAGCGCGAGCTGCCGGCGGCAGGCGGGAAGAAGGCCCACGCGGCCGCCTACCGTCTGCTGCGTGAGGAACTGGGCCGTCCACCCCACCTGATGGACTTCTGGGGCCGTTCCGGCGTGCCCGGGTTCCAGGAGCTGCGCCGCACCTTCGGGTCCTGGGTGGAGTGCCGCGCCGCGATGGGTGACGCCGACGACTGGGAACGCCGGGTGGAGCGGGATCCCCTGGCGGGCGCGCTGCTGCGGGCGGCAGAGACCAACCTGCAGCTGCAGCGCGTGGGGGCGTACGCCGTGGCGTGGGCCATGGTGTTTTTCCCCGATGATCCGGCGTCCGGCGTGAACGCGTTTTTCGTGCGCTTTCCGCAGTGGCGGGTCGAGCAGGACGTCGAGCCGGCGCGGGCCTTGAAGACCCTGGAGAAGAAGCCCGCCTGGGGCGTGCTGCTGCGGGACGGCACGCTGGATCCCGCGTTGAGGGCCCGGTTGCGCACCGACCCGCGGCTCGCCGAGGAGGTCGAACGCCGTCTGGAGTATCTCCTGGCCGGTGATCACGCCGAACGGCACGGTGGCGTGCTGCGGACGCCCGGCGCCCTGACCCGGTACCACGGTTACCGGCGCAGCGAGATCGTCAACCACCTGGGCGTTCAGTACGATCCGGCGCGGCACAACACCGGCGCCGTGCAGGTGGGAAGCGACATCGCGCTGCTCACGCAACTGGACACCCGTGACGCGCGCGCCGCCCACCAGTACCGCAACGGTTTTCTGGAGGACCGGCGCTTCTTTTCGTGGGAAAGTCAGAACCGCATGGTGCCGGACCGCGGTTCGGGACAGGCGGTGGCCGATCACCGCCGGCTGGGCCACACGCTGCACCTGTTCGCCCAGCCGGGTGGCGCGGGCCTGTATTTCTACCTGGGGCCGGTCGACGTGGATCAGGTCCGGGGCAGCGCCCCGTTCACGGCGGTCCTGAAATTGCCCGAGCGGCTGCCGGCCACCGTGGAAGAGCAGCTGCTGGGCGGAGGATGACGGGGTCGACCGGACGCAGGCCGTCTTGAAGACTGTGCCGACGTCCACTGGGGTCGCCCACGTGAGGCTGAGGAACATGCCCCGAACGACCGGCGAAGGCGAGCGGTCCCTCTTCCCACTGGAACTTCCCTGATGCCGCCCAGGAGGAGGCGCGCGGGAAACGACGGGTCCGGTCCTGTGGGCGAACGGCTGATCGACGCGCTCGTTTCCGTGATGCGCGTCTCGGTGGGGCCCCAGCCTATGGTGGACGTGCTGCGCCGCCTGCACGCGCGCGGCGTGGACGTCACGTCGTCCGAGGTGGGGGCGGCCGTCGAGCAGGACCATGCCCAGCGCGCCGTCCGGCAGCTCCCTGCCCGGTTCAAGACGGTGAACAGGCTCAGCCTGCGCGGCAAGACGGTGCACCTCACCTGGCTGGGTGAAACGGTGGAGGCGCCGGCCCGGAGCAGGGCGGCAGCGCGGTCGGCCACCCAGGTGGATTCCAGGCCTCCCGGTTCGGCTCCGGCGCGGCAGGTCAGGGGACGCCAGGACGTCACGGCGTCCGTCAACCCCCGCCCGAGGGCCGGCAGCGCCGCGCTGGTCAAGCGCCTGTTGAAGCTCTCCCCGACGGCATTTGAAGGGGTCGTCGAGCGCCTGCTGGTGGCCCTCGGGGTTCAAGACGTCACCCGGACGCCGCCCACCAACGACGCCGGCGTGGACGTGCGGGGCGTGCTCGTGATCGAGGAGCTGTTGCGGGTGCGGGTGGCCGTGCAGGTCAAACGGTACGTGGGAAACGTGTCCCGGCCGGAGATCCAGAAGTTGCGCGGCAGCCTGTCGCACGGTGAGGTGGGTTGGTTCTTCACGACCGGTGGGTACAGCGAGGGAGCGCGGGTGGAAGCGCGGGCCACCGACCGCCAGCCGATTTCACTGATCTCGGGGCTGGAGGTTGCCGAACTCCTGATCAAGTACGGCGTGGCGCTCGACGAGGCCGGGCCGGCTGCGCAGGCAGAGGAGACCTGACGGCGGGGCGGCCCGCGCGGGGCCTGTCGAAGAACATGGACTCCAGATCCCCGATGCAGGTCGGGACTGATCGGAAATTGCGGGGGTTGAGGAAGGCCGCCAGGCTTTCTGTTCGGGGACCGGAGTTTTACACTCCAGATGCCCATGAAGCGGTTCATCCAGAAGTGAACTCGACCT
Protein-coding regions in this window:
- a CDS encoding DUF3427 domain-containing protein, with the translated sequence MPRVQSLPRHVLNTVGTAYMGDVLRAALREADEVDICVAFLRFSGLGLVVKELEAFTARGGQLRVIVSTYLNVTQPGAVRVLASLSGAQIKLQTGPKGLHTKYYMFGRGRDRRTCWVGSSNFTKSGLFSSIEWNTCHDDPEAVADAEALFTELWERADVILASDEAIWAYERTFLAAQMAAAPPTSIGTGFTAPLPNTAQGEALAQLARLRRDGARRAAVIAATGVGKTLLAAFDAGALACELGRAPDQLSVLFIAHREELLQQACAAYRQLHPAATTGLLVSGQRPGHARVVFATVQSLLGHPELLSRHYDQVVIDEVHHAAAASYRTVLGRLNFHFLLGLTATPERADGHDVLALCDYNVAYEVRLPEAIDHGWLIPFHYFGIADNVDYTPVPWRSGRFDPEALENALLLESRTDLILRHALEKGYDGRRRATVGFCAGVRHARYMAETLGNRGFRAEAITGTVPPAERQRLYDDFADPGHPLEWLFVADVLNEGIDLPAINSLLFLRPTQSPGLFLQQLGRGLRHHPGTEVLTVLDFVGHHKNALVPLQALSRDALRLVGHRHLDSPLQFSPPTDCAVVLEDQTQAILLKVQRELPAAGGKKAHAAAYRLLREELGRPPHLMDFWGRSGVPGFQELRRTFGSWVECRAAMGDADDWERRVERDPLAGALLRAAETNLQLQRVGAYAVAWAMVFFPDDPASGVNAFFVRFPQWRVEQDVEPARALKTLEKKPAWGVLLRDGTLDPALRARLRTDPRLAEEVERRLEYLLAGDHAERHGGVLRTPGALTRYHGYRRSEIVNHLGVQYDPARHNTGAVQVGSDIALLTQLDTRDARAAHQYRNGFLEDRRFFSWESQNRMVPDRGSGQAVADHRRLGHTLHLFAQPGGAGLYFYLGPVDVDQVRGSAPFTAVLKLPERLPATVEEQLLGGG
- a CDS encoding restriction endonuclease, with product MGERLIDALVSVMRVSVGPQPMVDVLRRLHARGVDVTSSEVGAAVEQDHAQRAVRQLPARFKTVNRLSLRGKTVHLTWLGETVEAPARSRAAARSATQVDSRPPGSAPARQVRGRQDVTASVNPRPRAGSAALVKRLLKLSPTAFEGVVERLLVALGVQDVTRTPPTNDAGVDVRGVLVIEELLRVRVAVQVKRYVGNVSRPEIQKLRGSLSHGEVGWFFTTGGYSEGARVEARATDRQPISLISGLEVAELLIKYGVALDEAGPAAQAEET